A genomic segment from Chitinophaga flava encodes:
- a CDS encoding DUF6443 domain-containing protein — protein sequence MKSIFIPVAITLLSTTTFVRGQNKPNGVTTPAAATPDTLPRSFDNTTAVSLERIYTPVKPITSPVAITMQSSVNDVRIATTYTDGMGRPLQTILNKLSPGQKDLVYMNTYDAMGRESQKFLPYAASGDDGLFKQNVYQEAKQANETLFPGEQVHYGKSYYDRSPLEMVMKATAPGNSWEGSQRGTFITQRTNTVADSVRRWAITSPDISAIPISSGIYGADQLLVQTETNEQNQVTVKYIDQKGRVILFRRKVTATAGPGHIGWQSTYMIYDEVNNLRFTISPKAVVQIMGNWLLDSDTLRNELCFQYQLDDKKRIVAMVTPGAGLTEMVYDSRGRIVYSRKANLKDKGWQVNYYDGLDRQIKTGFYNQAKTRAQLQQAMDDLGGSALQENKVLSQTDDMTVSSRDISINTYKAGKSITFVDGFETSPGDNMDAFIDPESTNGTYSDIVVKNPAPPEDNVEWLSYAFYDDYSWSGASSFQGSYTSRLTDGGNPNADMDFNAAAVRGKMTGTKTRVLGTDQWLTTTVYYNARGRAIQTIADNVTGGKDISTNLYDFNGKMLSNYLAHSNPRSVLTPTTSMLSVVKYDHAGRIMEIRKRPNDNAAMERVIVQQEYNSMGMLRKKTLGIQSDGSTLDSLVYDYNIRGWLTGINKNYVNTDNSGMNKFGEILSYDIGFDVPQYGGNIAGIRWKGWNDKVARAYGYTYDNLNQLVNADFNQQNTPGAAWTKDKADFTVSGLEYDPNGNITAMSQLGLKGNTIAPVDKLTYSYTATSNKLQGVIDAANDVNSALGDFKDANGTNPIDYDYDASGNMTKDLNKNITSITYNILNRPELITVAGKGTVRYFYDASGQKVRKTVTDNSKSVPVITTTDYAGGIIYKNDSLQFIGNEEGRIRAIYKSGTPVSLVYDYFERDHQGNVRIVMTEQTDVQLYAATMETSAAPVENALFSNIDASRVAKPAGYPEDNTTAKNAFVARLNGRSGGQKVGPSLVLKVTAGDTVQIMTKAFYKSGGPQQQKAGAMPEEMLTALVNNFNGPGGTPDIHTGTESSNSPFGSKFTSKDYERLVNEAPGKDPDAANRPRAYLNYVLFDDQFNMVDANSGVKQVKEEADQLQTLGTDKMPITKSGFLYVYTSNESQQDVYFDNLMLGVSLGPVIEETHYYPFGVQMAGISSDASSPALKNSFRYDGGAEWESELDVNQYSTFYRKYDPQIGRFLGVDILAGSVSDFSPYNYALNNPVLLNDPLGDEVTVRQIIDNMLDNPGFSHGGSWTPTGGYEAFGNETTEFTQGAMLISQFNLWGSYGFASNYTQAAIGFNQGQADKGSNERVSTSVYFLAGIKVVLGNNASYYVAGIQVGWEMSKAMTMININQMLMVQGWANTAGGWGQNGAYTAETFLGSSGGDKANKVAGSTATALGIQESMMKLAATTSGLEEAEFFGKRGFPMYKGLGFVGRGAFVLQLGVSVVQIRQQLKRTDVDATTGDKTWHISKAALDAAVCAATIWGGPVGIGIGAVYFVVDQAGGFNWAHDKIMGKH from the coding sequence ATGAAATCAATATTTATTCCTGTTGCGATTACCCTTTTGTCAACAACCACATTCGTTCGTGGGCAGAATAAACCAAATGGTGTAACGACACCTGCTGCTGCGACACCTGATACATTGCCGCGGAGTTTTGACAACACCACTGCAGTGAGCCTTGAACGTATCTATACGCCTGTAAAGCCCATTACCAGCCCCGTGGCGATTACGATGCAAAGCAGTGTCAATGATGTGAGGATTGCAACGACCTATACAGACGGTATGGGACGGCCACTGCAGACAATATTAAATAAGCTCTCCCCGGGTCAGAAAGATCTGGTGTATATGAATACGTACGACGCTATGGGAAGGGAATCACAAAAATTTCTGCCGTATGCCGCCTCCGGTGATGACGGGCTGTTTAAACAAAACGTTTACCAGGAAGCCAAACAGGCCAATGAGACGTTGTTCCCCGGTGAACAGGTGCACTACGGTAAAAGTTACTACGACCGGTCTCCCCTGGAGATGGTTATGAAAGCTACTGCTCCTGGCAATTCCTGGGAAGGTAGTCAACGCGGTACTTTCATCACACAACGGACCAACACGGTAGCTGACTCTGTTCGCCGATGGGCCATTACTTCGCCCGATATCAGCGCCATACCCATATCTTCCGGAATTTATGGGGCCGACCAGTTGCTGGTACAAACAGAAACAAACGAACAGAATCAGGTAACCGTCAAATACATAGATCAGAAAGGCCGCGTGATCCTTTTTCGCAGAAAAGTAACTGCTACGGCAGGCCCGGGCCATATTGGCTGGCAGTCGACTTACATGATATACGATGAAGTGAACAACCTGCGCTTTACCATCAGTCCCAAAGCGGTAGTACAGATCATGGGGAATTGGCTGCTGGATAGTGATACCTTGCGCAACGAGCTGTGTTTTCAGTATCAGCTGGACGATAAAAAGAGAATAGTAGCGATGGTCACCCCTGGTGCCGGGCTGACAGAAATGGTATATGATAGCAGAGGCCGTATTGTTTATAGCCGTAAAGCTAATTTAAAAGATAAGGGTTGGCAGGTAAACTATTATGATGGACTCGACAGACAAATAAAAACCGGGTTTTATAACCAGGCCAAAACCCGTGCCCAGCTGCAACAGGCAATGGATGATCTGGGCGGCTCCGCATTGCAGGAAAATAAGGTGTTGTCACAGACGGATGACATGACGGTGTCCAGTCGGGACATCAGCATTAATACCTATAAAGCGGGCAAGTCAATTACCTTTGTAGATGGTTTTGAGACATCTCCAGGTGATAATATGGATGCATTTATTGATCCTGAAAGTACCAATGGGACCTACTCGGATATTGTGGTGAAAAACCCTGCTCCTCCTGAAGATAATGTGGAATGGTTGTCTTATGCTTTTTATGATGATTACAGCTGGTCAGGCGCTTCCTCGTTTCAGGGAAGTTATACATCCCGGCTGACAGATGGTGGAAATCCCAATGCAGATATGGATTTTAATGCTGCTGCCGTTCGCGGAAAAATGACTGGAACAAAAACACGGGTGTTGGGTACGGACCAATGGCTGACAACTACGGTATATTATAATGCCAGAGGAAGGGCTATACAAACAATTGCTGACAACGTGACCGGCGGTAAGGATATTTCCACCAATCTGTATGATTTCAATGGAAAAATGCTCAGCAATTACCTGGCGCACAGTAATCCGCGCAGTGTGCTCACTCCAACTACTTCCATGTTGTCTGTTGTTAAATATGACCATGCAGGAAGGATAATGGAGATCAGAAAAAGACCCAACGACAATGCCGCCATGGAACGGGTGATCGTACAGCAGGAATATAACAGTATGGGGATGCTGAGGAAGAAGACACTGGGGATTCAATCGGATGGCAGCACATTGGACAGTCTGGTGTATGACTATAATATCCGTGGCTGGCTGACAGGGATCAACAAAAATTACGTGAATACCGATAATAGCGGGATGAACAAATTTGGGGAGATATTGAGTTATGATATCGGGTTCGATGTTCCTCAATACGGTGGCAACATTGCAGGTATCCGGTGGAAAGGATGGAATGATAAGGTCGCGAGGGCATATGGATATACCTATGACAACCTTAATCAACTGGTAAACGCTGATTTTAATCAACAGAATACCCCCGGTGCTGCCTGGACAAAAGATAAAGCGGATTTTACGGTGAGCGGCCTGGAATATGATCCCAATGGTAATATTACCGCGATGTCCCAACTGGGCTTAAAAGGTAATACGATTGCTCCTGTAGATAAACTGACTTATTCCTATACGGCAACGTCCAATAAGTTACAGGGGGTAATAGATGCTGCAAATGATGTTAATTCAGCATTGGGGGATTTTAAAGATGCCAATGGCACAAACCCGATTGATTACGATTACGACGCCAGCGGTAACATGACGAAAGACCTCAATAAGAACATTACCAGCATTACCTATAATATTCTTAACAGGCCCGAATTGATTACGGTGGCAGGGAAAGGTACCGTACGGTATTTTTACGATGCTTCCGGTCAGAAGGTAAGGAAAACGGTAACGGATAATAGTAAATCAGTACCGGTAATTACGACAACAGATTATGCCGGGGGGATCATTTACAAGAACGATAGTTTGCAATTTATCGGTAATGAAGAAGGCCGGATCAGAGCGATCTATAAATCAGGCACTCCTGTTTCCCTTGTCTATGATTATTTTGAGCGGGACCATCAGGGGAATGTACGGATTGTCATGACCGAACAAACCGATGTTCAGTTGTATGCTGCTACGATGGAAACCTCTGCAGCACCTGTTGAAAATGCGCTGTTCAGCAATATCGACGCAAGCCGCGTAGCAAAACCCGCTGGTTATCCGGAAGATAATACAACGGCCAAAAATGCTTTTGTAGCAAGATTAAATGGCCGCTCCGGAGGGCAAAAGGTAGGGCCGTCGCTTGTATTGAAGGTAACAGCCGGCGATACTGTCCAGATTATGACCAAGGCGTTTTATAAGTCAGGCGGGCCCCAGCAACAGAAAGCCGGTGCCATGCCGGAAGAAATGTTAACGGCTTTGGTGAATAACTTCAATGGACCGGGCGGAACGCCGGATATACATACCGGAACGGAAAGCAGCAACTCGCCATTCGGTTCAAAATTCACATCTAAAGATTATGAACGGCTGGTAAACGAAGCCCCTGGCAAAGATCCTGATGCAGCAAACAGACCCCGGGCATACTTGAATTACGTGCTTTTCGATGACCAGTTTAATATGGTAGATGCGAACAGCGGTGTTAAACAGGTAAAGGAAGAGGCAGACCAGCTGCAAACCCTGGGAACTGATAAAATGCCGATTACTAAGAGTGGTTTCCTGTACGTATATACCAGCAACGAAAGTCAGCAGGATGTTTATTTTGATAATTTAATGCTTGGTGTATCTTTAGGCCCCGTAATAGAGGAAACGCATTATTACCCATTTGGTGTGCAAATGGCGGGTATTTCCAGTGATGCGTCCTCCCCTGCACTGAAAAATAGTTTCAGGTACGACGGCGGCGCCGAATGGGAAAGCGAGTTGGATGTGAATCAGTATAGCACCTTCTATAGGAAATATGATCCGCAGATAGGCAGGTTCCTGGGAGTAGATATATTAGCTGGTTCAGTTAGTGATTTTTCCCCTTATAACTATGCATTGAACAATCCGGTTCTCCTGAATGATCCATTGGGAGATGAGGTCACTGTACGCCAGATCATTGACAATATGCTTGATAATCCAGGATTTTCACATGGTGGGTCCTGGACGCCAACCGGTGGCTATGAAGCATTCGGTAATGAAACCACCGAGTTTACCCAGGGCGCTATGTTAATTTCGCAGTTTAACTTATGGGGCAGTTACGGATTTGCTTCCAACTATACACAGGCTGCGATAGGCTTCAACCAAGGACAGGCTGACAAAGGCAGTAATGAGCGGGTAAGTACAAGTGTGTATTTCCTTGCAGGGATAAAGGTCGTGCTAGGCAATAACGCTTCTTATTATGTAGCAGGGATACAGGTAGGATGGGAAATGTCAAAGGCGATGACGATGATTAACATAAACCAAATGCTAATGGTCCAAGGGTGGGCGAATACGGCAGGAGGTTGGGGGCAAAATGGAGCGTATACGGCAGAGACATTTCTCGGTTCTTCAGGAGGGGATAAAGCTAATAAAGTAGCAGGATCTACTGCTACAGCGCTGGGTATTCAGGAGTCCATGATGAAACTGGCTGCGACGACAAGCGGATTAGAAGAAGCCGAATTCTTTGGAAAAAGAGGCTTCCCAATGTACAAGGGGCTTGGTTTTGTTGGAAGAGGAGCATTCGTACTTCAATTAGGGGTCAGTGTAGTGCAAATACGTCAGCAATTGAAACGAACTGATGTTGATGCTACGACAGGAGACAAGACGTGGCATATCAGTAAGGCTGCACTAGATGCTGCTGTATGTGCTGCAACAATCTGGGGCGGGCCTGTTGGTATTGGTATTGGAGCTGTTTACTTCGTAGTGGACCAGGCTGGCGGTTTTAACTGGGCGCACGATAAAATAATGGGAAAGCATTAA
- a CDS encoding winged helix-turn-helix transcriptional regulator: MSIEECALSILPIRDVLDILSGKLKLQIIMLLMFEKRRFKDLQNHIHRVTPKMLTKELRRLEMNQLVNRTVYDGTPVILNIS, translated from the coding sequence GTGTCAATAGAAGAATGTGCCCTTTCAATCCTTCCTATCAGGGATGTGCTGGATATTTTAAGTGGCAAATTGAAGCTGCAAATTATCATGCTACTGATGTTTGAAAAAAGAAGATTTAAAGATTTACAAAATCATATCCACAGGGTTACTCCTAAAATGCTTACCAAGGAACTACGCCGGCTTGAAATGAACCAACTGGTAAACCGTACAGTGTATGATGGGACACCTGTTATATTGAATATTTCATAA
- a CDS encoding YybH family protein: MIDAYYEKNAVIAESPGKTAQGATLKSALEPYFALNGKISGATRHTLINEDIALFILDWAVDYTDEKGNPAKYSGTSTDVVRKGADGIWCCMIDNPHNIK; encoded by the coding sequence TTGATAGATGCATATTATGAGAAAAATGCTGTTATTGCTGAGAGTCCGGGTAAGACTGCTCAGGGAGCAACATTAAAGAGTGCGTTGGAACCGTATTTTGCTTTGAATGGAAAAATATCAGGAGCAACAAGGCACACATTGATAAATGAAGATATAGCATTGTTTATTCTTGACTGGGCAGTTGACTATACAGATGAGAAGGGAAATCCTGCGAAATATTCCGGAACATCAACAGATGTGGTTCGTAAAGGTGCAGATGGAATATGGTGTTGTATGATTGACAACCCACACAATATAAAATAG
- a CDS encoding M1 family aminopeptidase translates to MRRLIILVCLLSSGLLAAQQKLDYQLQVQVDPEKKSFAVQGSLTFETNAASADSVTIVISKGKGTTQLQLRDIPATMYTSTNASGDIAYHWRFKHPLRTGTSLYFSYAYDRGDAPSFQFYLDSSFCMAGGYGSAWYPQVMSRAEDGTDNYTRGTGTFRVTTPRHLMPVMAASTFKTTTAPLTQSFEFHYAQPDIFSLYIGNYTRQEYQGRLPFYTYCLSKTINGSDISRKAASVLDYLTSEFGPLAIPNFSIIEFPEKVSELTGIGGASILGGVVMPTGALREFNYALFGHEIGHQWWGNKILSKGNAGADLLSEGMAQYGSLQVVQHFDSTHAIDYRKTGYPGYLRDQSGLGYLKNAAAGNDEPLVALTGSNGHILGDSKGFLALELLSNITGKQVFHKALRNIGDKYNHDGLTWKNFLQEISAAYGSSLEWFYQQWFERTGAPAWQSSWQQQNNTLQLTLTQKDSVYRLPLEVLITYNNGATTLQHITIQERTTQLQLPVNGPVTAVQIDPYFKVLHWDDSLTPIAIAQSKVIQVLNLRIQQKPDEAMALAKSYLQAGIPGDHYGVEFSLYYQLGRITAAQNKPDEALAYYQHALQSASRAPELLAYTYYRIAQLAAAKNDTALLQWACNNAITADEANQKADGMEAKTMLLKK, encoded by the coding sequence ATGCGCCGACTTATTATCCTTGTATGCCTGCTTTCATCGGGATTACTTGCTGCTCAGCAAAAGCTCGACTATCAGCTGCAGGTACAGGTAGATCCGGAGAAAAAGAGCTTTGCCGTACAAGGGAGTCTTACCTTTGAAACCAATGCTGCTTCCGCCGATTCTGTTACCATTGTTATCAGCAAAGGAAAAGGCACCACACAGTTGCAGCTGCGCGATATTCCCGCCACTATGTATACCAGCACTAACGCTTCCGGCGATATCGCCTATCATTGGCGGTTTAAACATCCGCTGCGTACCGGCACCTCATTATATTTCAGCTATGCTTATGACCGGGGCGATGCCCCCTCCTTTCAGTTCTATCTCGACAGTAGTTTCTGTATGGCCGGGGGTTATGGCTCCGCATGGTACCCACAGGTGATGTCCCGTGCAGAAGATGGTACGGATAATTATACCCGTGGCACCGGCACGTTCCGTGTAACCACCCCACGCCATCTGATGCCTGTCATGGCCGCCAGCACATTTAAAACAACAACAGCTCCCCTTACACAAAGCTTCGAATTCCATTATGCCCAACCTGATATCTTCTCCCTCTACATCGGAAATTATACCCGGCAAGAATATCAGGGCCGGCTCCCCTTCTATACTTATTGTCTGAGTAAAACAATCAATGGCAGTGACATCTCCCGCAAAGCCGCATCCGTACTGGATTACCTCACTTCCGAATTTGGACCACTTGCCATTCCCAATTTCTCTATTATTGAATTTCCGGAAAAGGTATCTGAGCTAACCGGTATCGGCGGCGCCAGTATCCTGGGTGGCGTAGTGATGCCTACCGGAGCACTCCGGGAATTTAACTATGCACTCTTTGGCCATGAAATAGGCCACCAGTGGTGGGGAAATAAAATCCTTTCCAAAGGCAACGCAGGAGCCGACCTCCTCTCTGAAGGCATGGCCCAGTATGGTTCTTTACAGGTAGTACAACATTTTGACAGTACACATGCGATAGACTACCGGAAGACAGGCTATCCCGGTTACCTCCGGGACCAGAGCGGACTTGGTTACCTCAAAAATGCAGCTGCCGGCAATGATGAACCGCTGGTTGCCCTCACCGGCAGTAATGGCCATATCCTTGGAGACAGCAAAGGTTTTCTGGCACTGGAGTTATTATCCAATATCACAGGCAAACAGGTATTTCATAAAGCCCTGCGAAATATTGGAGACAAGTATAATCATGATGGTCTTACCTGGAAGAATTTTTTGCAGGAGATATCCGCCGCCTACGGCAGCAGCCTGGAATGGTTCTACCAGCAATGGTTTGAGCGTACCGGAGCCCCTGCATGGCAAAGCAGCTGGCAACAGCAAAACAATACGCTGCAACTCACACTCACCCAAAAAGACAGTGTTTATCGGTTGCCGCTGGAAGTATTGATCACCTATAACAATGGTGCCACCACGCTGCAACATATCACTATCCAGGAACGCACCACTCAATTACAACTGCCCGTAAACGGCCCTGTAACAGCAGTACAGATAGACCCCTACTTTAAAGTCCTCCACTGGGACGATTCCTTAACACCTATCGCCATCGCCCAGTCCAAAGTAATACAGGTATTAAATCTGCGGATACAACAAAAACCGGACGAAGCCATGGCACTGGCCAAATCCTACCTGCAAGCAGGTATTCCCGGAGATCACTACGGAGTGGAGTTCTCCCTGTATTATCAGCTGGGCCGTATCACCGCCGCACAAAACAAACCAGACGAAGCACTCGCCTACTATCAGCATGCACTGCAAAGTGCCTCCCGTGCGCCGGAATTACTGGCTTATACCTACTATCGCATCGCGCAGCTGGCAGCAGCAAAGAATGATACCGCCCTGTTACAATGGGCCTGCAACAATGCTATTACCGCCGATGAAGCCAATCAGAAAGCAGATGGTATGGAAGCAAAAACGATGCTGCTCAAAAAATAA